The following are from one region of the Chanos chanos chromosome 10, fChaCha1.1, whole genome shotgun sequence genome:
- the LOC115823135 gene encoding testis development-related protein, whose product MSLNNMFKKSKSKMLVDEEEDDISWHHDHARKNEGAKEVEETLSPSTKELKLKKIKSKRERGDKKLFPSLDDEHILLTGVTLSDRRGSQRKSWEEDRGKQHSEKDKTHCFWDSVTTTMRQITPTRKVDKIEGWEPPRLSEGPDGGEEEEEEGGEGSKRERRKKDEPKNPSPLSSPLSISLPQSLSLPPWTGLGLEADSSCYSSLSESQAGGPVRWAARARGKLAAVRRRSPSSLSESTWEGLK is encoded by the exons ATGAGCTTAAACAATATGTTtaagaaaagcaaaagcaaaatgttGGTGGATGAAGAAGAGGACGACATATCTTGGCATCACGACCACGCACGTAAG AATGAGGGAGCAAAAGAAGTGGAGGAAACACTGAGCCCCTCAACAAAG GAACTTAAGCTGAAAAAAATCAAGTCCAAGAGAGAACGAGGAGATAAAAAACTGTTCCCATCACTGGATGATGAGCATATCCTGCTAACCGGCgtcactctctcagacagaagAGG GTCCCAGAGGAAGAGCTGGGAGGAGGACAGAGGTAAGCAGCactcagagaaagacaagaCACACTGCTTCTGGGATAGTGTTACCACGACAATGAGACAGATCACACCAACAAGGAAGGTAGACAAGATTGAGGGCTGGGAGCCACCAAGACTAAGTGAGGGAccagatggaggagaagaagaagaagaggaaggaggagaaggaagcaagagagagaggagaaaaaaggatgaaccaaaaaacccctcacctctctcctcccctctgtctaTTTCCCTGCCCCAGTCTCTAAGTTTGCCACCCTGGACGGGCCTTGGTCTGGAGGCCGACTCATCGTGCTACTCCAGCCTGTCTGAATCTCAGGCTGGGGGCCCCGTGCGGTGGGCTGCTCGGGCACGTGGAAAACTGGCCGCTGTGCGCAGACGGAGTCCCTCCAGCCTGTCGGAGAGTACATGGGAAGGGTTAAAGTGA